From Peromyscus leucopus breed LL Stock unplaced genomic scaffold, UCI_PerLeu_2.1 scaffold_1521, whole genome shotgun sequence, the proteins below share one genomic window:
- the LOC114689127 gene encoding protocadherin Fat 4-like, whose product MGPNGTVQYSISAGDRSRFQINAKSGVISTRMALDREEKTAYQLQIVATDRGNLQSPNQAIVTVTVLDTQDNPPVFSQAAYSFVVFENVALGYHVGSVSATTMDLNANISYLITTGDQRGMFAMNPVTGQLTTASVIDREEQSFYQLRVLASGGAVRGDTVVNITVKDLNDNAPHFLQAVESINAVENWQAGHSIFQAKAVDPDEGVNGRVLYSLKQNPKKLFAINEQNGNISLLAPLDVHAGSYQVEILASDMGVPQLSSSIILTVYVHDVNDNPPVFDQISYEVTLSESEPVNSRFFKVQASDKDSGANGEIAYTITDGNTGDAFGIFPDGQLYIKSELDRELQERYVLLVVASDRAVEPLSATVNVTVILEDVNDNRPLFNSTNYTFYFEEEQRARSFVGKVSAVDKDFGPNGEVRYAFEVAQPDFELHAVTGELTNTHKFDRESLMRRQGTAVFSFTVIATDQGLPQPLKEQATVHVYMKDINDNAPKFLKDFYQATVSETATNLTQVLRVSASDVDEGNNGLIHYSILKGNEERQFTIDKFSGQVALVGKLDYEATPAYSLLIQAVDSGAISLNSTCTLSIDILDENDNTPSFPKSTLFVDVLENMRIGELVSSVTATDSDSGVNADLHYTITGSNNHGTFSISPNTGSIFLAKKLDFETQSLYKLNITAKDQGRPPRSSTMSVVIHVRDFNDNPPSFPPGDIFKSIVENIPLGTSVISVTAHDPDADINGQLSYAIIQQMPRGNHFSIDEVKGTIYTSAEIDREFANLFELTVKANDQAVPIETRRYALKNVTILVTDLNDNVPMFISQKALAADPDEGANGEVEYEIVNGDTETFTVDRYSGDLRVASALVPSQLIYNFIVSATDLGPERRKSTTELTVILQGLDGPVFTQNKYMTILKEGEPIGTNVISIEAASPRGSEAPVEYYIVSVHCEEKTVGRLFTIGRQTGVIQTAAILDREQGTFLYLVDVYAIEMSSAFPRTQRAEVRAWIPLLSALSGLFLNVFVIVITLYDLTVFSWLCL is encoded by the exons ATGGGTCCCAATGGAACTGTTCAGTACAGTATCTCAGCTGGGGACAGGTCGAGGTTTCAGATTAATGCTAAGAGCGGGGTTATTTCTACAAGAATGGCcctagacagagaagagaaaacagccTACCAGCTGCAAATAGTGGCCACCGACAGGGGCAATTTACAGTCTCCTAACCAGGCCATAGTAACAGTCACGGTGTTAGATACACAAGACAACCCACCTGTATTCAGCCAGGCTGCTTACAGCTTCGTGGTCTTTGAGAATGTGGCCCTAGGGTACCACGTGGGCAGTGTTTCTGCCACCACCATGGACCTCAATGCCAACATTAGCTATCTCATCACTACTGGGGACCAGAGAGGTATGTTTGCTATGAATCCTGTCACAGGGCAGCTGACCACAGCAAGTGTGATTGATAGGGAAGAGCAGTCTTTTTATCAACTGAGAGTCCTGGCCAGTGGGGGAGCAGTAAGGGGAGACACCGTGGTTAACATCACAGTGAAAGACTTGAATGATAAtgctccccacttcctccaggcaGTAGAAAGCATAAACGCAGTGGAGAACTGGCAGGCAGGACATAGCATCTTCCAGGCCAAAGCCGTGGACCCTGATGAGGGTGTCAATGGCAGGGTGCTCTACAGCCTGAAGCAGAACCCCAAGAAGCTGTTCGCTATCAATGAGCAGAATGGTAACATCAGTCTGCTGGCTCCACTGGATGTCCACGCTGGCTCATACCAGGTAGAAATCTTGGCCTCTGATATGGGTGTCCCCCAGCTCTCCTCCAGCATCATTCTGACAGTTTATGTCCATGACGTAAATGACAACCCACCAGTGTTTGACCAGATTTCCTATGAGGTCACACTTTCTGAGTCGGAGCCTGTGAATTCTCGATTCTTTAAAGTGCAAGCTTCTGATAAAGATTCTGGGGCAAATGGGGAAATAGCGTACACTATCACAGATGGGAATACTGGGGATGCCTTTGGCATATTCCCAGATGGCCAGTTGTACATCAAAAGTGAATTGGACCGTGAACTTCAGGAGAGATATGTGTTATTGGTTGTTGCCTCTGACCGGGCAGTGGAGCCCCTAAGTGCTACTGTGAATGTCACTGTGATTTTAGAAGATGTGAATGACAACAGGCCTTTGTTTAATAGTACCAATTACACATTCTACTTCGAAGAGGAGCAGAGGGCCCGGTCATTCGTAGGCAAGGTCAGTGCGGTGGACAAAGACTTCGGGCCTAATGGGGAGGTAAGGTATGCTTTTGAGGTGGCACAGCCTGATTTTGAGTTGCATGCTGTCACTGGGGAACTCACCAACACTCACAAGTTTGACAGGGAGTCACTCATGAGGAGGCAGGGGACAGCAGTCTTCAGCTTCACAGTGATAGCCACAGATCAGGGcctccctcagcctctcaagGAGCAGGCCACCGTGCATGTCTACATGAAGGACATCAATGACAATGCCCCCAAGTTTCTAAAAGACTTTTACCAAGCTACCGTGTCAGAGACGGCGACCAATCTGACCCAGGTCTTACGGGTGTCTGCCTCAGACGTGGATGAAGGAAATAACGGCCTCATTCACTACTCTATCCTCAAAGGAAACGAAGAAAGACAGTTCACCATAGACAAGTTCTCTGGTCAGGTGGCTCTTGTAGGTAAGTTAGACTATGAGGCGACCCCGGCCTATTCCCTCCTCATCCAGGCAGTGGATTCAGGGGCCATCTCCCTCAACTCAACCTGTACTCTAAGTATTGACATTTTGGATGAAAATGACAACACGCCCTCGTTCCCGAAGTCAACACTATTTGTGGATGTCTTGGAAAACATGAGGATTGGTGAACTGGTGTCCTCTGTTACTGCCACTGATTCTGACTCGGGTGTCAATGCAGACTTACACTACACCATCACAGGATCAAACAACCATGGGACCTTTAGTATTAGCCCAAACACTGGGAGTATCTTTCTTGCCAAGAAGTTGgactttgagacacagtctctatATAAATTAAACATCACAGCAAAAGACCAAGGGCGACCTCCTCGGTCATCCACAATGTCAGTGGTGATTCATGTGAGGGACTTCAATGACAACCCCCCAAGCTTTCCTCCGGGAGACATTTTTAAGTCTATAGTGGAGAACATCCCTCTTGGTACATCTGTCATTTCTGTGACAGCGCATGACCCAGATGCGGATATCAATGGGCAGCTGTCTTACGCCATCATTCAACAGATGCCCCGAGGCAACCACTTCAGCATAGATGAGGTCAAAGGAACCATCTACACCAGTGCTGAGATAGACCGGGAATTTGCCAATCTCTTTGAATTAACAGTAAAAGCCAACGACCAAGCTGTGCCGATAGAAACTAGGAGGTATGCTTTGAAAAATGTGACCATTTTGGTGACAGACCTCAATGACAATGTCCCGATGTTTATATCACAAAAAGCCCTGGCTGCAG ACCCTGATGAAGGCGCTAATGGTGAGGTGGAGTATGAAATAGTCAATGGAGACACAGAAACCTTCACTGTGGATCGCTACAGTGGAGACCTTCGTGTGGCTTCTGCATTAGTGCCTTCACAGCTCATCTACAACTTCATAGTATCAGCCACAGACCTGGGCCCAGAGAGGAGGAAGTCAACCACGGAATTGACCGTCATCCTCCAGGGCCTCGATGGGCCGGTTTTCACACAGAACAAATACATGACCATCTTGAAGGAAGGGGAGCCCATTGGTACCAATGTCATATCCATAGAAGCAGCTAGCCCCAGAGGGTCAGAAGCTCCAGTGGAATATTACATCGTTTCTGTTCACTGTGAAGAAAAGACTGTTGGACGTCTCTTTACCATTGGACGGCAGACTGGTGTCATTCAAACTGCAGCCATTTTGGACCGGGAGCAGGGAACATTTCTCTACCTGGTGGATGTTTATGCCATAGAGATGTCATCTGCCTTTCCCAGGACACAGAGAGCAGAGGTGAGAGCTTGGATTCCTTTATTATCTGCTCTGAGTGGGCTTTTTCTAAATGTCTTTGTCATTGTGATTACTCTCTATGATTTAACTGTGTTTTCATGGCTATGTTTATAA